In a genomic window of Tissierella sp. Yu-01:
- the panB gene encoding 3-methyl-2-oxobutanoate hydroxymethyltransferase — translation MTKKKPTIQQLKDMKVNGEKFKMITVYDYQMASIVDKSDIELILVGDSLGMIIQGHEGTTPVNIEDIEYHLKAVRKGAPNTFIVGDMPFMAYQVCKEDAIRNAGSLIKLGADCVKMEGGLAIMDKIKAVTDIGIPVVAHIGLTPQTASSMGGFKVQGKNVIDSERLLKEAIAAEEAGAFAIVLECIPTQLANLIEETISIPTIGCGAGPKTTAQNLNAYDLLGIFDAFIPKFVKRYANMGQEMVNAMNKWSKEIDEGIFPESEHEFNMKVEALPKIDK, via the coding sequence ATGACAAAGAAGAAGCCGACTATTCAGCAATTAAAAGATATGAAAGTAAATGGTGAAAAATTCAAAATGATAACGGTTTATGATTATCAAATGGCATCAATTGTAGATAAATCTGATATAGAGCTAATTTTAGTGGGTGATTCACTTGGGATGATTATCCAAGGACATGAAGGAACGACTCCAGTAAACATAGAGGATATTGAGTATCATTTAAAGGCTGTGAGAAAAGGTGCACCAAATACTTTTATAGTAGGAGATATGCCTTTCATGGCATACCAAGTTTGCAAAGAAGATGCGATAAGAAATGCAGGTAGTTTAATCAAGCTAGGTGCAGACTGTGTAAAAATGGAAGGTGGACTAGCAATAATGGATAAAATCAAAGCAGTAACTGATATTGGAATTCCAGTTGTTGCACACATAGGACTAACGCCTCAAACAGCTTCGTCGATGGGGGGATTTAAAGTACAAGGTAAAAATGTAATAGATAGTGAAAGATTACTAAAAGAGGCTATTGCGGCTGAAGAAGCAGGAGCTTTTGCAATTGTATTAGAATGTATTCCAACTCAACTTGCTAATTTAATAGAAGAAACGATTTCAATACCTACAATAGGTTGTGGAGCTGGCCCTAAGACTACTGCACAAAACTTAAATGCATATGACTTACTAGGCATTTTTGATGCATTTATTCCAAAGTTTGTAAAACGCTACGCAAATATGGGACAAGAAATGGTCAATGCAATGAATAAATGGAGTAAAGAAATAGATGAGGGAATTTTTCCAGAATCAGAGCATGAATTCAATATGAAAGTTGAAGCTCTTCCAAAAATAGATAAGTAA
- the panB gene encoding 3-methyl-2-oxobutanoate hydroxymethyltransferase translates to MAKKKSILDLHKMKKSGEKVTWVTAYDYPMASFAEQAGIDMILVGDSLGMVVLGYEGTVPVSMDDCISHCQAARRGAPNTFIVGDMPFGSYQTTDGNAVANACKFLKEANVDAIKLEGGIRVVDKIKAIADAGIIVIGHIGLTPQSAGQLGGFKAQGLHVDSARELIKDAIAIQEAGALALLLEAVPPELSKFIATKLSIPVYSIGAGLPCDGQLIICGDMLGMFQAFTPKFVKKYANVAEVIINAFKEYIEDVKGERFPEDKHVYHIKDSLEDFNKLFEEFK, encoded by the coding sequence ATGGCAAAGAAGAAAAGTATTTTAGATTTACACAAAATGAAGAAAAGTGGAGAAAAAGTAACTTGGGTTACTGCATATGATTATCCAATGGCTTCATTTGCGGAACAAGCTGGAATAGATATGATTTTAGTAGGAGACTCATTAGGTATGGTTGTATTAGGTTATGAAGGTACAGTACCTGTTTCTATGGATGATTGTATATCCCATTGTCAAGCTGCTAGAAGAGGAGCTCCTAACACTTTCATTGTAGGAGATATGCCTTTTGGATCATACCAAACTACAGATGGAAATGCCGTAGCTAATGCTTGTAAATTTTTAAAGGAAGCTAATGTAGATGCAATTAAATTAGAAGGTGGTATAAGGGTCGTTGATAAGATTAAGGCAATTGCAGATGCTGGTATAATTGTTATAGGGCATATAGGTTTAACACCACAAAGTGCTGGTCAATTAGGTGGATTTAAGGCTCAAGGGTTACATGTAGATAGTGCAAGAGAGTTGATTAAGGATGCAATAGCTATACAAGAAGCAGGTGCATTAGCATTATTACTTGAAGCGGTTCCACCTGAATTAAGTAAATTTATAGCAACTAAATTATCAATACCAGTTTATTCAATTGGAGCAGGATTACCATGTGATGGTCAACTTATAATATGTGGAGATATGTTGGGTATGTTCCAAGCATTTACACCAAAGTTCGTAAAGAAATATGCAAACGTTGCAGAAGTAATTATAAATGCCTTTAAAGAATATATAGAAGATGTTAAGGGAGAAAGGTTTCCAGAAGATAAGCATGTTTATCATATAAAAGATAGCTTGGAGGATTTTAATAAGTTATTTGAAGAATTTAAATGA
- a CDS encoding NADPH-dependent oxidoreductase translates to MRLQNDMIQKQLSHRTIREFKNERIPQDKFNLLMEVARHTASSTGMQACSIIRVTNAKIRKDIADVCRQEYVARAPELLIFVLDHFRNRSIANEKKNSQEKLVGMYHFFQGFLDASLTAQNVVNAAESMNMGTVFLGSILNDSEKICELLSLPQMTFPVIGLGIGYPNQEPQLKPRMPMDLRLFENKYTCFDSYLKNIKEYDEEMQTYYDLRDANRRVDSFSNQVVSRFYNLTSKQQEILNTVRNQGFDLKVK, encoded by the coding sequence GTGAGACTACAAAATGATATGATACAAAAACAATTATCACATCGAACCATTCGAGAGTTTAAGAATGAAAGAATACCTCAAGATAAATTCAACTTACTAATGGAGGTTGCAAGACATACAGCAAGCTCTACCGGTATGCAAGCATGTTCTATCATTAGAGTTACAAATGCTAAAATTAGAAAAGATATTGCAGACGTTTGCAGACAGGAATATGTAGCTAGAGCTCCTGAACTTTTAATATTTGTTTTAGATCACTTTAGAAATAGGAGCATTGCTAATGAAAAGAAGAACAGTCAAGAAAAATTAGTTGGAATGTATCACTTTTTTCAGGGATTCCTTGATGCTAGTTTAACAGCACAAAATGTTGTAAATGCAGCAGAATCCATGAATATGGGGACTGTATTTTTGGGAAGTATTCTTAATGATTCTGAAAAGATTTGTGAATTACTAAGTCTTCCACAGATGACATTTCCGGTAATTGGACTTGGAATAGGTTATCCTAACCAAGAACCACAGCTTAAACCTAGAATGCCAATGGACCTTAGGCTTTTTGAGAATAAATATACTTGTTTTGATAGTTATCTAAAGAATATTAAGGAATATGATGAAGAAATGCAAACTTATTATGATTTAAGGGATGCAAATAGAAGAGTTGATAGTTTTAGTAATCAAGTCGTAAGTAGATTTTATAATTTAACCTCTAAGCAACAGGAAATATTAAATACCGTTCGTAATCAAGGCTTTGATCTTAAAGTTAAATAA
- a CDS encoding acetaldehyde dehydrogenase (acetylating) produces MGKVKVGIIGPGNIGLDLLYKLGRSEYLTPELIVNIRHSKGIDYANNMGIRTSTRGVQAIIEEEDIKIVFDCTSASAHLVHAPLLKEAGKFAIDLTPAAVGPYCVPAVNLTDDLLKGDNVNLVTCAGQATVPIVAAINELADVKYAEIVSSISSKSAGPGTRRNIDEFTVTTGRALREVGGADESKVIIILNPAEPPIYMRNTIYTKVKNTDINVIKDSVYEMVDKIKEYVPGYRVMLEPIIQDDIVTTMIEVEGLGDYLPVYSGNLDIINAAAVNIAETYAKKILAGGEANA; encoded by the coding sequence TTGGGAAAAGTAAAAGTAGGCATTATAGGCCCTGGTAATATAGGTTTAGACCTTTTATATAAATTAGGTAGAAGTGAGTATTTAACACCTGAATTAATAGTAAATATTAGACATTCTAAGGGTATTGATTATGCTAACAATATGGGAATTAGAACATCCACAAGGGGAGTTCAGGCAATTATAGAGGAAGAGGATATAAAAATAGTATTTGATTGCACAAGTGCATCAGCCCATTTAGTTCATGCACCTTTACTAAAGGAAGCAGGTAAATTTGCAATTGACCTAACACCTGCAGCTGTGGGACCATATTGTGTTCCAGCTGTAAATTTGACAGATGATCTGTTAAAGGGTGATAATGTAAACCTTGTTACCTGTGCAGGCCAGGCAACGGTGCCAATAGTGGCTGCAATAAATGAATTAGCTGACGTAAAATATGCAGAAATTGTATCTTCTATAAGTAGTAAAAGTGCGGGACCAGGTACTAGAAGAAACATTGATGAATTTACAGTAACTACTGGAAGAGCATTAAGAGAAGTAGGAGGAGCAGATGAGTCTAAGGTTATTATCATTCTAAATCCTGCTGAACCACCGATTTATATGAGAAATACCATATATACAAAGGTAAAAAATACAGATATTAATGTTATAAAGGATTCCGTGTATGAAATGGTAGATAAAATAAAGGAATATGTACCTGGATATAGAGTAATGCTTGAACCAATTATTCAAGATGATATAGTTACAACTATGATTGAAGTGGAAGGTTTGGGAGATTACCTTCCGGTTTATTCAGGAAACTTAGATATAATAAATGCTGCAGCTGTAAATATTGCTGAAACTTATGCAAAGAAAATATTGGCAGGAGGTGAAGCTAATGCCTAA
- the dmpG gene encoding 4-hydroxy-2-oxovalerate aldolase, with protein sequence MPKIFLTDTSLRDGSHSVSHQFTPDNIAKIAKALDDAGIDMIELGHGDGLTGSTINYGFSSNSDYELIKAASSVVKNAKVAVLLLPGIGTVEDLEKAKECGITAVRIATHCTEADIAEQHIKAAKDMGLFTVGFLMMAHLTSVDRLVEEALKLESYGADVVYATDSAGALLPMEVTERITALKNALKVPIGHHSHNNIGLAVANSIAAIEAGATYIDGSLSGLGAGAGNTSTETLIAVLNRMGLEHNADLYKAMDASTKGLVPVLESKGLHPQTNLDAMILGYAGVYSSFMLHAKRAAERFNVDARDVLIELGRRGAVGGQEDWIIEVAHELSQK encoded by the coding sequence ATGCCTAAAATTTTTTTAACGGATACATCGTTAAGAGATGGGAGCCATTCAGTTTCCCATCAATTTACACCAGATAATATTGCAAAAATTGCTAAAGCCTTAGATGATGCTGGTATAGACATGATTGAATTAGGTCATGGTGACGGTTTAACAGGTTCAACTATAAATTATGGATTTTCTAGTAATAGTGATTATGAGTTAATAAAGGCTGCTTCATCAGTTGTTAAAAATGCAAAGGTAGCGGTACTATTATTACCTGGGATTGGGACAGTAGAAGATTTAGAAAAGGCTAAAGAGTGTGGTATTACAGCTGTAAGAATTGCAACACACTGTACAGAAGCTGATATTGCAGAGCAACATATAAAAGCAGCAAAGGACATGGGATTATTTACGGTAGGGTTCTTAATGATGGCTCATTTAACAAGTGTTGATAGACTTGTAGAAGAAGCCCTGAAACTTGAATCCTATGGTGCAGATGTAGTTTATGCAACAGATTCAGCTGGAGCATTACTTCCTATGGAAGTAACAGAAAGAATTACAGCACTTAAAAATGCACTTAAAGTGCCAATAGGACACCATAGTCACAATAATATAGGGTTAGCTGTAGCTAATAGTATTGCAGCTATTGAGGCAGGTGCTACTTATATTGATGGTTCCCTATCAGGATTAGGAGCAGGAGCTGGAAACACTTCAACTGAAACCCTTATTGCTGTACTAAACAGAATGGGTTTAGAGCATAATGCAGATTTATATAAGGCTATGGATGCAAGTACTAAAGGTTTAGTTCCAGTATTAGAATCAAAGGGACTACATCCACAAACAAATCTAGATGCTATGATTTTAGGATATGCAGGAGTATACTCAAGCTTTATGTTACATGCTAAAAGAGCAGCAGAGAGATTCAATGTAGACGCTAGGGATGTTCTAATTGAATTAGGAAGACGTGGAGCAGTTGGAGGTCAAGAAGACTGGATAATTGAAGTAGCACATGAATTAAGTCAAAAATAA
- a CDS encoding adenosylcobalamin-dependent ribonucleoside-diphosphate reductase, producing the protein MLKVEKRNGKIVDFEGNKIEIAISKAMKETDKGADESVAKKIAEVVYNEFIDAGTVHIEQIQDNVEIELMKVRPDAAKKYIIYRQERAKLREQGWNMTDLQRDIYEKKYRYDSETFEEFLERVSGGNGPVKKAIKNKKFMPAGRILAGRGLDKLGRKITLSNCYVMPKVEDNIESIFDTAKYLARTYSYGGGVGLTLSKLRPKGAKVNNAASTTTGSVSFMDLYSMVTGLIGMRGRRGALMLNLDISHPDIEDFIDVKNDLSKVTYANISVNVDDKFMEAVKNNEEYELTFDVEATGEKIRRKVNAKELFKKLAKNNWNMAEPGTLFKNKIDSWHLMSEDKDFEYTGVNPCAEEPLPAFGSCNLASINLSEFVKNPFTKYARFEFESFIEMVHNGVIYLNEVLDENMNLHPLEQQKDMSRDLRQIGLGIMGQADMFIKLGIKYGSSESISLIHQIGRTMINEALRQSAFLAEEHGSFPKYKEDAVLSSPFLVSNVDEDVLELIKEHGLRNSQLLTIAPTGSISTLLGCSNGVEPIFQIAYTRKSESLHHEDTYYKVFTQIVKDYMDKNNLSREEELPDFFVTTSNLNYRDRIEVQSAWQQYIDASISSTVNVPNEFTVEQVEDLYLYAWEKGLKGITIYRDGCARSGILITNNKSEKSRLDRIDELQQEINELAAEQLAEDPDTCPMCGGKLNHTGGCSECQDCGYSPCSI; encoded by the coding sequence ATGTTAAAGGTTGAGAAACGAAATGGCAAGATTGTTGATTTCGAAGGAAATAAAATCGAGATTGCCATATCAAAAGCTATGAAAGAAACTGATAAGGGTGCTGATGAGTCAGTCGCTAAAAAGATAGCGGAAGTTGTCTATAATGAATTTATCGATGCAGGAACTGTTCATATAGAACAAATTCAGGATAATGTAGAAATTGAACTTATGAAGGTAAGACCTGATGCAGCGAAGAAATATATTATCTATAGACAAGAAAGAGCTAAGCTCAGAGAGCAAGGCTGGAATATGACAGATTTACAAAGGGATATATATGAAAAGAAGTACAGATATGACTCTGAAACTTTCGAGGAATTCTTAGAGAGAGTAAGTGGCGGTAATGGTCCGGTAAAGAAGGCAATAAAGAATAAAAAGTTTATGCCTGCTGGAAGAATTTTAGCTGGTAGGGGATTAGATAAATTAGGTAGAAAAATTACACTTAGTAATTGTTATGTAATGCCTAAGGTTGAGGATAATATCGAATCCATCTTTGATACAGCAAAATATTTAGCTAGAACTTATTCTTATGGTGGTGGTGTAGGTCTTACACTATCAAAGCTTAGACCAAAGGGAGCTAAGGTAAATAATGCAGCTAGTACTACCACAGGATCGGTATCATTTATGGATTTATATTCCATGGTAACTGGTCTTATAGGTATGAGAGGTAGACGTGGAGCTTTAATGCTAAATCTTGATATAAGTCATCCTGATATTGAGGATTTTATCGATGTTAAGAATGATTTAAGTAAAGTAACTTATGCAAATATTTCTGTAAATGTTGATGATAAATTTATGGAAGCAGTTAAAAACAATGAGGAATATGAATTAACTTTTGACGTAGAAGCAACTGGAGAAAAGATAAGAAGAAAGGTAAATGCCAAGGAATTATTCAAGAAGTTAGCAAAGAATAACTGGAATATGGCTGAACCAGGGACCTTATTTAAAAATAAAATTGACTCATGGCATTTGATGAGTGAAGATAAAGATTTTGAATATACTGGTGTAAACCCTTGTGCTGAAGAGCCCTTACCGGCGTTTGGAAGCTGTAATCTTGCTTCCATAAATCTTAGTGAATTTGTAAAAAATCCATTTACTAAGTATGCAAGATTTGAATTTGAAAGCTTCATTGAAATGGTACACAACGGAGTAATATACCTAAATGAAGTATTAGATGAAAATATGAATCTTCATCCTCTTGAACAGCAAAAAGATATGTCAAGGGATTTAAGACAGATTGGTTTAGGTATAATGGGTCAAGCAGATATGTTTATTAAACTTGGCATTAAATATGGTAGTAGTGAATCCATAAGTCTAATTCATCAAATAGGAAGAACAATGATAAATGAGGCACTAAGACAGTCAGCATTTTTAGCTGAAGAACATGGTTCATTCCCTAAATATAAAGAGGATGCAGTCTTAAGTTCACCATTCCTTGTTTCAAATGTAGATGAAGACGTATTGGAATTAATTAAGGAACATGGTTTAAGAAACAGTCAGTTATTGACTATTGCACCTACTGGTAGTATTTCAACATTATTAGGATGTAGTAATGGAGTAGAGCCAATTTTCCAAATAGCATATACTAGAAAATCAGAATCCCTTCATCATGAAGATACCTATTATAAGGTATTTACTCAGATAGTGAAGGATTATATGGATAAGAATAATTTAAGTAGAGAAGAGGAATTGCCTGATTTCTTTGTAACTACTTCTAATCTAAACTACAGAGATAGAATTGAAGTACAATCAGCATGGCAACAATATATAGATGCAAGTATATCATCTACAGTTAATGTACCAAATGAATTTACGGTAGAACAGGTAGAAGATCTTTATCTATACGCTTGGGAGAAGGGCTTAAAAGGAATTACAATCTATCGTGATGGCTGCGCAAGAAGTGGAATATTAATAACTAATAATAAGTCTGAAAAAAGCAGATTAGATAGAATTGATGAATTACAACAGGAAATAAATGAGTTAGCAGCAGAGCAGCTTGCAGAGGATCCAGATACATGTCCTATGTGTGGAGGTAAGTTAAACCATACAGGTGGATGTTCAGAATGTCAAGACTGCGGCTATAGCCCTTGCTCTATATAA
- the murI gene encoding glutamate racemase, with the protein MNNKPIGIFDSGVGGLTVAKEVVRNLPNEEIIYFGDNGRNPYGVRTTEEIIYFCEQITRFLISHDVKAIIIACNTATIAALDELVEQFDVPIFGVVRPGVSAVIETTKNKRVGLIATESSVKSGSYQRLIKEKDGEIEVFGQACPLLVNIAEECLYETRISYEASKYYLEDLINKGIDTLVLGCTHFPLHRKNIEEVVGERINIVDPAFKTVEGLCEFLEKNNMKRESGIEVHHKIYVSGKTEKFKNLADDVLNGDYNVEKINIEEY; encoded by the coding sequence ATGAACAATAAACCTATAGGAATTTTTGACTCTGGTGTAGGTGGACTAACTGTAGCAAAAGAGGTAGTAAGAAATCTGCCTAATGAAGAAATTATTTATTTTGGTGACAATGGAAGAAATCCTTATGGTGTTAGAACAACAGAGGAGATTATTTATTTTTGTGAACAGATTACAAGATTCCTAATTAGCCATGATGTTAAAGCCATTATAATTGCTTGTAATACTGCAACAATTGCTGCATTAGATGAGCTAGTAGAACAATTTGATGTACCAATATTCGGCGTAGTAAGACCTGGTGTAAGTGCAGTAATAGAAACAACTAAGAACAAAAGAGTAGGATTAATAGCAACTGAAAGTTCTGTAAAAAGTGGAAGTTATCAAAGATTGATAAAAGAAAAAGATGGTGAAATTGAAGTGTTTGGACAAGCGTGTCCTCTATTGGTTAATATAGCCGAAGAATGCCTATATGAGACAAGAATTTCCTATGAGGCTAGTAAGTATTACTTAGAAGATTTAATAAATAAGGGTATTGATACGCTTGTATTAGGTTGTACACATTTTCCACTTCATAGAAAGAACATAGAAGAAGTTGTAGGAGAGAGAATTAATATTGTGGATCCTGCATTTAAGACAGTAGAAGGTCTATGTGAATTCTTAGAAAAGAATAATATGAAGAGAGAATCAGGTATTGAAGTACATCACAAAATATATGTTAGTGGAAAAACTGAGAAGTTTAAAAATCTAGCTGACGATGTATTAAATGGAGATTACAACGTAGAAAAGATCAACATAGAGGAGTATTGA
- a CDS encoding DUF3870 domain-containing protein codes for MNYPKNAILITGQARPIKEDVINTVFQTLSLGLVIDRDTNIIIDANVTAVMDVTRNFIIDILIGKNFITEFEDINNEIRERFFGLIQKPLIVSLKDAHNRYRMILLK; via the coding sequence ATGAATTATCCAAAGAACGCTATTTTAATAACTGGCCAAGCAAGACCAATAAAGGAAGATGTAATAAATACGGTCTTTCAGACATTATCCTTGGGACTAGTTATTGATAGAGACACAAACATAATTATAGACGCCAATGTTACAGCTGTTATGGATGTTACTAGGAATTTCATCATAGATATTCTCATTGGGAAAAACTTTATTACTGAATTCGAAGACATAAACAATGAAATTCGTGAGAGATTCTTTGGGCTTATTCAGAAACCACTTATAGTGTCTTTAAAAGATGCACATAACAGATATAGAATGATTTTACTTAAGTGA
- the ald gene encoding alanine dehydrogenase: MIIGIPKEIKSQENRVAITPAGVDGLVRNGHKVLIQAGAGLGSSFEDEEYANNGAEIIEEASEVWEKSHMIIKVKEPQESEFKYFREGLILFTYLHLASEEKLTKALMNSGVVAIAYETVQRSDGSLPLLSPMSEIAGRMAVQQGAIFLEKTHGGKGMLIDGVPGVAPAHVVVIGAGIVGTGAIRRAIGLGCRVSVLDVNVDRLRYLNEVFMGKIETLYSNNFNIKEACKTADLVVGAVLIPGAKAPKLITEDIVKSMKPGSVIVDVAIDQGGCVETITHPTTHANPIFIKHDIIHYAVANIPGAVPQTSTMALTNVTLGYVMKLANNGWKQAFINDLSFAKGANVIDGKIVHKYVADSFGLEYTPLEYVLN; this comes from the coding sequence ATGATAATAGGTATACCTAAGGAAATCAAGTCTCAAGAAAACAGGGTTGCTATTACACCTGCTGGAGTTGATGGTTTAGTAAGAAACGGCCATAAGGTCTTAATACAAGCCGGGGCTGGTTTAGGATCAAGCTTTGAAGATGAAGAATATGCAAATAATGGTGCTGAAATTATTGAAGAAGCATCAGAAGTATGGGAAAAATCCCATATGATAATAAAGGTAAAGGAACCTCAAGAATCAGAATTCAAGTACTTCAGAGAAGGATTAATTTTATTTACCTACTTACACTTAGCTAGTGAAGAAAAGTTAACTAAGGCGCTTATGAACTCAGGAGTAGTTGCTATAGCTTATGAAACTGTTCAAAGATCTGACGGATCACTACCTTTACTATCACCTATGAGTGAAATAGCTGGTCGTATGGCAGTACAACAAGGTGCTATATTCTTAGAGAAGACACATGGAGGCAAAGGTATGTTGATAGATGGTGTACCTGGTGTTGCACCAGCCCATGTGGTAGTTATAGGTGCAGGTATTGTTGGAACTGGCGCTATTAGAAGAGCAATAGGACTTGGTTGCAGAGTATCTGTACTAGATGTAAATGTGGATAGACTTCGATACCTAAATGAAGTGTTTATGGGTAAAATTGAAACCTTATACTCCAACAATTTTAATATAAAAGAAGCATGTAAAACTGCGGACTTAGTAGTAGGAGCCGTACTCATTCCTGGGGCTAAAGCACCTAAATTGATCACTGAAGATATTGTTAAGTCCATGAAACCAGGTTCTGTAATAGTAGATGTAGCCATAGATCAAGGTGGTTGCGTTGAGACTATAACTCATCCAACTACTCATGCAAATCCAATATTTATAAAACACGATATAATTCATTACGCAGTTGCAAATATACCAGGAGCAGTTCCGCAAACCTCCACAATGGCACTTACTAATGTTACACTTGGATATGTCATGAAACTTGCCAATAATGGTTGGAAGCAAGCTTTTATTAATGATCTATCCTTTGCAAAAGGTGCAAATGTCATAGATGGTAAAATTGTTCACAAATACGTAGCTGATTCATTTGGCTTAGAATATACTCCACTTGAATATGTTTTAAATTAA
- a CDS encoding hotdog domain-containing protein produces the protein MEKVKVSRLVKPQELNHHGTLFAGRMAEWFVENSFICAAKATGRPENIVCVNIHGLTFKTPANNGDIVDIESMVARVGRTSFTTYGRISKNGLETCEGYITFTFVDENNKPIPHNLVLDETDDPIELEIRRKALELSKK, from the coding sequence ATGGAAAAGGTAAAGGTTTCTAGATTAGTAAAGCCACAGGAACTAAATCATCACGGCACATTATTTGCCGGAAGAATGGCAGAGTGGTTTGTTGAGAATAGTTTTATCTGTGCTGCAAAGGCAACGGGCAGGCCAGAAAATATAGTATGTGTCAATATTCATGGTTTAACTTTCAAAACTCCAGCTAATAATGGTGATATTGTAGACATAGAAAGTATGGTAGCAAGAGTTGGTAGAACAAGTTTTACAACTTATGGTAGGATAAGTAAGAATGGTTTGGAAACTTGTGAAGGATATATAACATTTACATTTGTTGATGAAAACAATAAACCAATTCCACATAACCTTGTGCTTGATGAGACAGATGATCCAATAGAATTAGAAATAAGAAGAAAAGCTCTAGAGCTATCGAAAAAATAA
- a CDS encoding metal-dependent hydrolase, whose protein sequence is MKITYLGHSAFILEENNFKAIIDPFISGNSMSNINVDEITGLTHIFVTHGHGDHLGDTIQLAKANDALIITNAEISNYLKAQGLKTHSMHIGGRHKFDFGTVKLTPALHGSAIETGNGTFDGGNPCGFVIKVNNKKVHHLGDTGLTLDMKLLEIEDIDVALVPIGGNFTMDIEDAVRAIDFIKPKLAIPMHYDTFPIIKADPKEFEEKNKTCKTKIMTIGETYEF, encoded by the coding sequence ATGAAGATTACTTATCTTGGACATTCAGCATTTATATTAGAGGAAAATAATTTTAAAGCTATCATAGACCCTTTTATATCGGGTAATTCAATGTCTAATATAAATGTAGATGAAATTACTGGTTTAACCCACATCTTTGTAACTCATGGTCATGGAGATCATCTTGGAGATACTATACAATTGGCTAAAGCTAACGACGCTCTTATAATAACAAACGCTGAGATATCTAATTACCTTAAAGCCCAAGGTCTAAAGACCCATTCTATGCATATAGGTGGTAGACACAAATTTGACTTTGGAACAGTTAAGCTAACTCCTGCCTTACATGGTTCTGCCATCGAAACAGGAAATGGTACCTTTGATGGAGGAAATCCCTGTGGTTTTGTAATCAAAGTCAATAATAAGAAAGTTCACCATTTAGGAGACACAGGACTAACTTTGGATATGAAATTGCTCGAAATTGAAGATATTGATGTTGCTCTTGTGCCAATCGGTGGTAACTTTACAATGGATATTGAAGATGCCGTAAGAGCTATAGATTTCATAAAACCCAAACTGGCTATCCCTATGCATTATGATACATTTCCAATAATAAAAGCAGATCCAAAGGAATTTGAAGAAAAAAATAAAACATGTAAAACTAAAATCATGACTATAGGAGAAACCTACGAGTTTTAA
- a CDS encoding S-layer homology domain-containing protein, producing the protein MKKIIVALLIFSMLLSLILPIIANAEPDDAFLSSGEALEALGVLIGNKDGDLMLNNKLKRQDMVVLISRLYKEENSAKASLLKPTFTDIKNKYYEPYIKWSVDKGLIIGMNENTFGYNQNVTVKQFMAVLLRVLGYEEESKLWDTVPELAKNLGIMEGLNLNSNSTLTRGQMAVMTLNTLRLTIKGSTLTLAEKLNLKV; encoded by the coding sequence GTGAAAAAAATTATAGTAGCATTGTTAATCTTTTCGATGCTTTTATCCCTGATACTTCCTATAATTGCTAATGCTGAACCAGATGATGCTTTTCTCTCCTCTGGCGAGGCTCTCGAAGCCTTAGGTGTATTAATAGGTAATAAAGATGGAGACTTAATGCTTAATAATAAGCTAAAGAGACAAGATATGGTTGTCCTTATAAGTAGACTATATAAGGAAGAAAACTCAGCTAAAGCTTCCCTATTAAAACCAACATTTACAGATATAAAAAATAAATACTACGAACCATATATTAAATGGTCAGTAGATAAGGGTTTAATAATAGGCATGAATGAAAATACATTTGGATATAATCAAAATGTAACGGTTAAACAATTTATGGCTGTTTTGCTTAGAGTTTTAGGTTATGAAGAAGAATCCAAACTTTGGGATACTGTACCTGAACTAGCAAAAAACCTTGGAATTATGGAAGGATTGAATTTAAACTCTAACTCCACCTTAACACGAGGCCAAATGGCTGTTATGACATTAAACACGTTGAGATTAACAATCAAAGGAAGTACACTGACATTAGCAGAAAAATTAAATCTAAAAGTATAG